A genomic window from Nicotiana sylvestris chromosome 11, ASM39365v2, whole genome shotgun sequence includes:
- the LOC104232675 gene encoding protein NARROW LEAF 1 gives MDRARLNKRTRCSGSTPSEESALDLEKYCYSYSNLPSLSPPTLQPYASAGQHSESNAAYFSWPSRLNDAAEERANYFANLQKGVLPETLGRLPEGQRATTLLDLMTIRASHSKLLRCYSLGTAIGFRIRRGVLTDIPAILVFVSRKVHKQWLSPIQCLPTALEGPGGVWCEVDVVEFSYFGAPEPTPKEQLYTEIVDDLRGSDPCIGSGSQVASQETYGTLGAIVRSLSGNRQVGFLTNRHVAVDLDYPNQKMFHPLPPTLGPGVYLGSVERATSFIRDDLWYGIFAGINPETFVRADGAFIPFTDDFDMTSVTTTVKGIGEIGDVKLIDLQSPISSLIGKQVMKVGRSSGLTTGTVLAYALEYNDEKGICFLTDFLVVGENQQTFDLEGDSGSLIILKGENGEKPRPIGIIWGGTANRGRLKLKVGQSPENWTSGVDLGRLLNFLELDIITKDEALRVAIQEQIAASATVVGSTAGDSSPPDIMLPKDKIEPLGLHIQQIPLEDGVGGPDINSSPVEAAFNLEEGGVNFGASVEHQFIPSFNGQPPANQDDQRDTSAYENLSALRKGSDEDISFSLQLGGHESKRRRSEASPSADEPE, from the exons ATGGATCGAGCAAGGTTGAATAAAAGAACCCGTTGCTCAGGTTCAACACCGTCAGAGGAGTCAGCTTTAGACCTTGAAAAATACTGTTACAGTTATTCTAATCTTCCTTCACTGAGTCCACCAACACTTCAACCTTATGCATCTGCTGGACAACATTCTGAGAGCAATGCTGCATACTTCTCCTGGCCTAGTCGACTGAATGATGCTGCTGAAGAGAGAGCAAACTATTTCGCAAATCTTCAGAAAGGGGTTCTGCCAGAAACTCTTGGCCGATTGCCTGAGGGGCAGCGAGCAACAACATTGCTTGATCTCATGACTATAAGGGCATCTCATAGCAAACTCTTGCGTTGCTACAGTCTCGGTACAGCAATTGGTTTTCGTATTCGACGTGGTGTTTTGACTGATATACCAGCGATACTAGTGTTTGTGTCCAGGAAAGTTCACAAACAATGGCTTAGTCCAATTCAGTGTCTACCTACTGCTTTGGAG GGTCCTGGAGGGGTGTGGTGTGAAGTAGATGTGGTCGAGTTCTCCTATTTTGGTGCACCAGAGCCGACACCGAAGGAACAATTGtatactgagatagtagatgacCTTCGGGGTAGCGACCCATGTATTGGCTCAGGGTCTCAG GTAGCAAGCCAAGAGACATATGGAACCTTGGGTGCTATTGTGAGGAGCCTATCAGGCAATCGACAAGTTGGTTTCTTGACAAATCGGCATGTTGCTGTTGACTTAGATTACCCAAATCAGAAAATGTTCCATCCTTTACCTCCAACACTTGGACCTGGGGTATATCTCGGTTCAGTCGAGAGAGCTACATCCTTTATCAGAGACGACCTTTGGTATGGCATATTTGCTGGCATAAATCCAG AGACGTTTGTTAGGGCAGATGGTGCATTCATCCCGTTCACAGATGATTTTGATATGACCTCTGTGACGACTACTGTAAAGGGCATAGGGGAAATTGGAGATGTCAAACTTATAGATTTGCAATCTCCAATTAGTAGCCTCATTGGGAAGCAGGTGATGAAAGTCGGAAGAAGCTCTGGATTGACTACAGGAACTGTCTTGGCATATGCCCTTGAATACAATGATGAGAAAGGGATTTGCTTCTTGACAGATTTTCTTGTTGTTGGAGAAAACCAGCAGACATTTGACCTTGAAGGAGACAGTGGAAGTTTAATCATTTTAAAGGGTGAGAATGGGGAGAAACCCCGACCAATTGGTATTATTTGGGGTGGAACTGCAAATAGGGGCCGGCTTAAACTAAAAGTGGGTCAATCTCCGGAGAATTGGACTAGTGGAGTTGACCTTGGGCGCCTGCTCAATTTCCTTGAACTTGATATCATCACAAAAGATGAAGCTCTAAGAG TTGCAATACAGGAACAGATAGCTGCCTCTGCCACAGTAGTTGGCTCTACAGCTGGGGATTCTTCGCCTCCAGATATAATGCTTCCAAAGGACAAAATAGAGCCTCTTGGGCTTCATATTCAACAAATTCCCTTGGAAGATGGTGTTGGCGGCCCTGATATAAACTCTTCGCCTGTGGAAGCTGCATTTAACTTGGAAGAAGGTGGGGTCAACTTTGGTGCAAGTGTTGAACATCAATTCATTCCAAGCTTCAATGGACAACCCCCGGCTAATCAAGATGATCAACGTGACACGTCAGCATATGAGAATCTCTCAGCTTTGAGGAAAGGCTCTGATGAAGACATTAGCTTTTCCTTGCAGTTGGGTGGTCATGAATCCAAGAGAAGACGTTCAGAAGCTTCACCAAGTGCAGATGAACCAGAATGA